The DNA window AGCGGCGAGCGTGCGCTGCGTCCGCGTCGACGAGAGCACCGACCGATCGGCGCTCGGCGCCGACGGATGGATGTGGTCCGGACGCGGCGTGACCGCACGCGGGGCCGAGAGCCAACCGCTCTCCGTTCGGCTCGAGGTCCCCGCCGGCGTCTACGCGGTCGATGCGGCCGCCACGCCGATCCCCGCCCCACCCTGGCTCTTCGGGTTCGCGCGATGGCGCCGGAAGGCGTTCTTACCGGACGTCCCGTCGGAGTTCCCGCCGCTCGGGACGCTCGACGCCTCGCGCGGCGAGCTGGCGCTCGAGCTGCCGGCGGCCGTCGCGCGCGGGCACCACGTGCTCGCGCTCCGCTTGACGCCGCCCGGCGCGACGCCTTCCGTCCCCGGCGTGGACGAGGGGCAACGCGATCGCCTGAAGGCGCTCGGCTACGTCCAGTGATCCCCTGCCCTTCCGCATTGCACACCCATCCGGTGTTCGATATAGCGCCTGCCAGTGGGGGGGTCCGCGCTGAGCTGGCCGGCGATCGCCGTCGTCATCCCCAGTCACAACCGGGCGGAGTTCCTCCCCGCGACGCTCGAGAGCGTCTTCGCGCAGACCGATTGCCCCCCGTTCGAGGTCGTCCTCGTCGACGACGCCTCGACCGACGACACCGCCGCCGTCGTCGCGGCGGCTCGCCACCCCATCGTGTACGTCCGCCACGAGCGCAACCGGGGCGTCGCCCGGGCGCGCCAGACGGGCGTCGAGCGGTCGCGAGCGCCGCTGCTCGCGTTTCACGACTCCGACGACGTGATGCTCCCCGGGCGCCTCGGCGAGCTCGCGCGCTATCTCGACGCGCATCCGGACGTGGGCGCCGTGTTCTCGAACGGCATCGTCGGGCCGGACGGCCACCCACCGTCCACGGTCGTTCCTCCCGAGCTGGCGGCGTCGCTCGACGGCCGGCGGATCGGCGTGCGGGACATCCTCCGCGGCGGCCTTCCCATGTACCTCCAGACCGCGCTCATTCGCCGCGAGGCGTTCGAGCGGGCGGGCGGGATCGACACGACGCTCGTCCGGCACGCCGACCTCGAGCTCGGCTGCCGCCTGGCGGTCGTCGGCACGGTCGTGTTCCTCGATCGCGCGACGTTCCGCTACCGGCTCCATGGGGCGAACCAGACCCGCAACCGACTGCAGCTCCGGGAGGGTCTCGCCGACGTGATGCAGCGCCTGCGCACCCGCCATCCGGAATGCCTCGAAGCGTGCGGCGAGGCCTGGTACCGCGATCGCGAGAAGCGTCATCTGAACCGGATCGCCTTCAAACACCTGCTGCACGCGCGGCTCCTGCGGGCCGGCGCGGCGTATCTGCGGGCACTGACACTGGGCGCTCGAGCTGGTCGCGTGGGTTGGCGCCGGACGGTCGCGGGTTCGGCCCGGCCCTCGTGACGGGGGGAGGACATCCATGCGCGTGCTGGTCTTGGGCGGAGACGGATACTGCGGCTGGCCGACGGCGCTCCATCTGGCCGCACGCGGCCACGACATCTCCATTCTCGATAACTTCGCGCGCCGGCTCTGGGACCACGAGCTCGGCTGCGAGACGCTCACGCCCATTCGCCCGCTCCATGACCGCGTGGCGATCTGGCGTGAGCTCACGGGACAGACGATCCGGACGTTCGTCGCCGACATGACCAACTACGCGGCGCTGGCCGAGGCGGTCGCGGCCACGGATCCCGATGCCGTGGTGCACTTCGCCGAGCAGCGCGCGGCCCCGTACTCCATGATC is part of the Deltaproteobacteria bacterium genome and encodes:
- a CDS encoding glycosyltransferase family 2 protein encodes the protein MPVGGSALSWPAIAVVIPSHNRAEFLPATLESVFAQTDCPPFEVVLVDDASTDDTAAVVAAARHPIVYVRHERNRGVARARQTGVERSRAPLLAFHDSDDVMLPGRLGELARYLDAHPDVGAVFSNGIVGPDGHPPSTVVPPELAASLDGRRIGVRDILRGGLPMYLQTALIRREAFERAGGIDTTLVRHADLELGCRLAVVGTVVFLDRATFRYRLHGANQTRNRLQLREGLADVMQRLRTRHPECLEACGEAWYRDREKRHLNRIAFKHLLHARLLRAGAAYLRALTLGARAGRVGWRRTVAGSARPS